AGAAGTACAACTTTATTTCCTTTATGTAAACTACACTTTACTTTTCAGATAAAAAAGTACCCTAACTCTGATTTTCAATGCCTTTACCAACTTTTATTGACCGCATCATTTGTCTGATTTGATGACTTCTCTTTACTAAATGCAGAAACTATAATCACGGCAAAAGCCAACAAAGCCACCTGGATACGTAAACAGAAGTATAACTTATACTATTCGGCTATGACACCAAGACAAGATGATTTTATAACGAATTCGGATGAAAGCAGGCGCCTGCCCGACGACAACCCTGAGCCACTGACCGGCATAAAGAAAAGGAAGGTCGACAGCTTTGACAAAGAGCCTGAAGGCAAAGAGGAAGCCGGAAACGTGGCAGCCAGAAATGAAGAGGATACGCGTAAGTTAGATGGCAGCAACGCCAATAACCTGCGCACGAAATAAGCCGCGTGCTCCCCAATAATGTGTCCCTGTGCAGCGCGATTAGGCATGTGCGCAGGATTTATAGGAGAGGTCTGCCTCTTTGTGCCCTGCCCGCAAAGGCGTGATATTACTATACTGTAATTTTTAAGTACGAACGTTGTGACATGCTTTGCTTTTTAGATATTAATAAAGTATTATTATCATAGTTTATGTCTTAGAACCAAGGCACTTATGGTACTGTTTGAGGCACCTTACCAGCATTTAGAACTTTACACGGCACATAACGTGCTCGTGAGTCAATGGTATGGCGGCTGCACCAGTGCCCAGTACCGGGAGGCCCTGAAACGCTTCATCCACTATGTAGACACCAGGAACATTCAGTATGCCATCTCCGATCGGCGCATGCTGCCCCCGCTCTCCGATGAGGATGCCCGCTGGACTGTTGAGGTGTTTCTGGAGAGTTTCCGCAAACTGCCGCTGCAGCGCTTTGCCATTATCAAGTCCTTCAGCTCCTCTGCGGGCAAGCAGCTACAGCACTTTATACGCAACAAGGAGCAACCGCTTCCTTTCGAGGCCAGGGTGTTTGAAGACCTTACCTCCGCCTACGACTGGCTTACCGCAACCAAGGCGGTGTAGCGTTTACGCTCCTCCCGCAAACGCTTCTTTCTGCACCCGCTCCAGCGCCGCCGTCAGCTGCCCTATAGGCTGGTAGCCTCTTGCCACCAGGTATAGCTTTCCGTTTGCCTCCGACACCACCGCCGGAAAGCCATTGATGCCCCAACTCTCCACCAGCTCAAACTCTTTTCTGGCCTTCGCCTCATAGGCATCATCCGTAAATTTCTGTTTGAAGTCAGCTTCGTTTGCCCCTAAGGCCTGCACCACCGGCAGGTAAGACTCTACCTCGTTCAGGTCTTTGGCCTCCTCAAAGTGCAGCTTTTGAATAGCTGCCGCCAAAGGCACCTGCTGCTCCGGGAGCTGCTCCTTTAGTATGGCCAGCGCTACGGCGGGAGGCACAGAGTTGCTGATGTAGGTGCCCTCGCCCAGTATTTTGCTTTGGTAGGCCTCACTCAGCTTTGCACCGGTTACCTGCTCCAGCCGTGGCGCCGCCTGCCGGATATAATCGGCCATGCCGCTGATGGAGCGCACATTGTTGCCACGGATCATGCCGCCGCTAATCACTTCAAAACCGTAGTCCTGCCCGTGCTCCTTGTACAGCTGCTGAATCACGGGGCTCATGCCGTAACACCAGCCGCACAGGGCATCATGCACATAAAATATCTTTTGCTTGCTCATGTTTGCGCTCTTAAGAATAAACCTGGCAGTACAGGAAACCTGCCGCCCGGCGGACTTTCGCCCATATTAGCAACCCTGTAAAGAGGCAAAGGTTTTGTGAACATAGCTATACTACTATAGTGTAAATTGTTATCTTGCTGTGCCGGAAGGCGTTGCTGCCTGTGTTGTACATGTGCTGCGGCAAGGCTGGCTTTCAACATGGAAGAGAAACTGTGTGGAGAAGGATAATAGCCCCATCCTATCCTCCTGATTAAAAGAAGCTGCTATGCTCTACGCCCTGCTTAAGTTTATTTACCGCCTAGGCCTGCTGGTGTTTTTCAGGAGGTTTGAGACACGAAACCGCCACCTGATGCCGTCAGAAGGGCCTTTGCTGGTAGTTTGCAACCACCCCAACACGTTCATGGACCCGGTTGTGACGGCATCGCTGTTGCGCCAGCAAGTATACTTTATTGCCAAAAGCACTGTTTTCGGCAGTGGTTTGCAGCGTTGGCTGTTGCGCAAGATGCACCTCATTCCCATCAGCCGCCCGGAGGATAACCACGGGCAGCCGCTCCAAAACGAAGAGGCTTTTGCGGCCAGCTTCGAGGCGCTGCAGCAGGGCAAAACACTGCTTATCTTCCCGGAGGGCAACAGCTTTAACCAGCGCCGCCTGCGCAAAATAAAGACCGGCGCTGCCCGCATTGCCCTTGGTGCCGCAGCGGCGCATGGTCCAGAACTCAACATCAGGATTCTGCCTGTGGGCCTGAACTACTCCGCCCCTACCCGCTTCCGCAGTGATGTGTTCGTAAATGTGGGCGAGCCAATCGCTGTCTCCGACTTTGCCGCCGCCTATCGCGACGACGGCCCGGCAGCCGTACTGGCCCTAACGGAAGAAATCCGGCAGCGGCTGGAGGCGCTCATGGTACATACGCCCACCGACGCGGAAGATGAACTGGTGCGGCAAATTGAGGACATCTACAAGGTGCAGCTTTCCGCCATGATACCTACTGCTGCGCCTGCCCATGAACACGACTTCCTGCTGACCCGAGCCATCGTGAAAAGTATTAACCATTTCAGCCAGGTGGCCCCGGAGCGGGTGGCGGCCTTGCGGGAAAGTATAGGCAGCTACCAACGGCAGCTAAAACGCCTGCGCCTGCAGGATGCGCTGTTGGGCAAAGGCAGCAAGGCGGTGTTCTGGCAAAGCATTGGCGGGGTACTCCTGCTGGCCCTAGGGCTGCCCCTGTACCTCTACGGGCTGCTCCACAACTACGTGCCCTACACCATTCCCTCTAAAGTAGCACAGGCAGCCACCAAGGAAGAGGAATGGCATGCGCCTGTTATGCTGACGGTGGGCATGTTCACATTTCCGCTTTTCTACGCGCTGTGCGCCTGGCTGCTGTCAGTTTGGCTGAGTGAAACGGATGTGGGGCTGGTATTATACCTGTTCAGCCTGCCGCTCAGTGGCTTCTTTACGCTTGGCTACTGGAACATGCTGCAGCGCACACAAGCACACTGGGTACTGCTGCGTTTGTTTTTCACGCGACAGGACGTGGTGGAGCAGCTGCGCCGGCAGCGGAAGCAGATAATTGCGGGGCTGGAGCAGGCAAGGCTCGAGTACCTGCAGCAGCCGAATTAGCGCCATCCCTCCGCGCCTTTTCCCGGTATGTGATAAATACGGACAGACTGTGTATTTTATACACACTTTTTTAGTACTAATTTTAGCTATATAGCTATTTACAAAGGTTAAACGGCTAAAAAATTGCACTATATCTTCGCCTTTTTTCTTGGCCGTCCGTAAACTGCTTAAGTTTATACCTTAAACACTAACAATTGATTGCTATGAAAAAGAATATTATTACTTTTTGTGCCGCTACTTTTGCCGTGGCCGCACTTACATTTGGCTGCTCCACGTCTGACACGACAACGGACGCCGATGGAATGGAAACAACCGAGGATTACGATACAGGTACTGACACAGGCACTTATGAGGAAGGAACCACGACTGGAACCACAACCGGAACCACTACGGGTACTACCACAACCGGTACTACCACTGGCATGACCACAGGTACCACGACCGGAACGACAACAGGCACGACGACTGGTACAACTACAGGCACAACTACTGGTACCACCACAGGCACGACTACTGGTACTACGACTGGTACAACTACCGGAACTACCACGGGTACGACAACCGGTACGACCACCGGAACAACAACAGGTACCACAACCGGAACTACCACAGGTACGACAACTGGCGGCACTACGTCCGGCACCACAACCGGCACCACCACTATGTAGTATACCCCTGTTACAGATCACAGCAGAAAGGCAAATACCAGGTGGTGCTTGCCTTTCTGTTTTTAAGCGATAGAAGCGTCAGATGAAATACCTGGAAAGATACCTGCGCAACGTATTCACCGTAGACCTGCGGGCATTGGCCGTGATGCGGATATGGCTCGCCGGCATTATACTTACAGACCTTTCCATCCGGGCATCTGACATGGAGGCGCACTACTCCAACATGGGGATACTGCCGCTGCATGTGCTGCACCAGCACCTTTGGTTACCGCATTTTTTCTCGTTTCACACACTGAGCGGTTTATGGCAGGTGCAACTGGTGCTGTTTGCAGTGGCAGCCATTGCGGCGTTGTGCCTGCTGCTGGGCTACAAGACCCGCGTTGCCACCGTAATAAGTTGGCTGCTGCTGCTTTCGCTGCAAAACCGCAACCCCCTGATCGCGCAGGGCGGTGATGATCTCCTGCGGATGCTGCTGTTCTGGGGCATGTTTCTGCCGTGGGGCAAGTATTATTCAGTGGATGCCGTACAGGCCGAAAAGGCTGGCGTAGCCCCTATCAAAACAACGTATTTTAGCATTGCCACAGCTGCGTACATCCTGCAGGTGGCCCTGGTATACTTCTCCACGGCACTGCTCAAGAACTCACCCGAGTGGACCACCGAAGGCACAGCGCTTTACTATGCCCTGAGCCTGGACCAGATCCTGATGCCGGGCGGCCGCCTGATTTACCCTTACCCTGAGCTGCTCAGGGCGCTGACGCACTTCTCCTACTACACCGAGCTGCTGCTTCCGCTGTTGCTGCTGATTCCGTTCTACAATAATTTTTTCCGGCTGGTGGTGGTCGGGGTACTGGCAGGCTTCCATGTCGGTATCAGCCTTACCCTGTTCGTTGGGTTGTTTTACCTGATCAACCTGGCCTCGGTTACCGGCCTGTTACCTCCTCCGGCCATGGATTGGCTGGACAAGCGGCTATTCAGCTCCTTCCGCAGCACACGCTTAGGTCCGTTCAAGCATCCGCTCAGGCACCTGCGCCGGCTTAACTTCTTTTCGGTGGAGGTACGCATGAACCGTCCGCTGCTGCCAAACCATGTGTTGCCACAGCTCCGGAACGCCTTTGTGGCGGTCGCCCTGTTTTACTGCATCTGGTGGAACTTAAGCGGCACTGCCCTCACGCCTAAGATACCGGATGGCAGCCGCTGGTTTGGCTATGTGCTTCGCTTAGACCAGCATTGGGGCATGTTTGCCCCTACGGTTTTCAAGGATGATGGCTGGTATGTGCTGGAAGGAAACACAGCCAAAGGCGCCGTGATAGACCTGAACCAGCAAGGCAAAGCCGCAGACACCGTAAAGCCAGCCTCAGTGATGTCGCTGTTCAAGAACGACCGCTGGCGCAAGTACTCAGAGAACTACCTGTTTGTGCACAACTCCTACATGCGACCCTATTACTGCAATTACCTGATGCGCCGCTGGAACGAGGCGCACCCGCAGCAGCAGATAAAGCACCTGGACGTGGTGTATATGCTGGAGCCCTCATTACCGGATTACCAGGTGGCCACGCCCAAACGCGAAGTGCTCTGCAGTTGCGCCAACCAGCCGGAATAGTGAGCATTTATACTTCCAAAGTCCTGTTCTTTTTGGGCCTATACCCGTAAAACACAAGCATATACATTTACTTAAACTGACGTATCATGAAAACGAAATATGCATTTATACTTGCCGGGGGCCTGCTGCTAAGCACGGGACTCTACAGTTGCACCTCGGAGAATACAACGGGTGTCGAAACAGACGGCACAACAAATAACGCAGTAGACGGAAGGAGCAACAATGCAGCAGGCGGCACAGAGACAACGGAAAATATAAGCCCTCTGGATACGGCCCAGAACGCAGGCTCCGGAAATATGAACGACACCACTAGAAACAGCGGCACAACTTCGCCGACTGGCAGCCAGTAAATTTATACTTTCCCTGAAACAGCAGCGGCAGGCACTTTATAGTGTCTGCCGCTGCTGTTTCATACTTGGCTATACTTAATCCTCGTCGCTGGCGATGGCGTATCCTACCGCTGCGGCCACCAACCCACCCAGCAGGTAGTAGCCTACCGTCATGGCCTGTGTTTGGGTGGTTCTGTTGCTTGGGGCCTCACCCAGACCCAATGGGCCGGGCAGCAACACGGCACCCGCACCGGCTGCCACACCAAGTATGGCACCGCGCCACCAAGCGTTTATACCAGTACCTGCCAGGCTATAGTACAGTGAGTTAGAAAGCACATCGCCGGCCAGTGCCATGGTATGCAGCCCCTCCTGGTCCTGCGGCGGCTCTTCGTCCGCCATGCGCATCAGCTTGGAGATGGAGCGCATGCCCAGTACATCCATGCGCGGGGCATCGGGTACGAAACGGCGCACCGACTCGTGCACAAGGGTAAGCACACAGGCGCCTGCCAAACCGCTTACCATTGATTTTATTATGTTGTTCATCTTTTTATACTTCAGGTTATACTTTGGTTTAAGCCCTGGGGCTTCCCCTGTATAGCTTTTTTTGGGTGATAAGGTTACGGTTACTCCACCACCCGCAGCACGTCGGCCTCCACGCCATCTTCCCCAACTAACCGGTCGTCGGTGGGGCTGTCGAACACTACCAGCACGCGCTTATCATCCAGAATGGCAAGGCCCTCGGCTTTGTCCTTTCCGGTGTTGCCGCCGGTGCCGTGGGGCACCTCGCACAGCCGCTCCAGTTGGTTGTGGTGCAGCAGCTGCTCCTGCTCCCTGCTAAGGGCACCGCGCCAGCGGTAGATGGCAATCACACCGTCCAGATCCATGGTGGGCCCAGCCAGCAGGTACATGTCCTCCCCAAAAAAGCGCAGCTCCCGAATGCCCTTGCCCCGGATGTTCAGGAAGTGCTTGCGGTAAGGCTTGTCGTTTGCCAGCTGTTTCAGGTGCAGCATTCCTTTTTCGTCTTCCTCGGGCTCTACCTCCAGCACCATGGCCCAGCCCCGCAGCACCGGTCCGCGCAACCCGATAAAGATGCGATTGCCATGTATGGCCAGGCCCTCGATGTCAAAGCCGTTGTCCTTGCCGGGGATGCTCATAAACGGGGCGATGTGCGCGTCGTCCTGCAGCATTTCGGTGAGGATGCTACTGGTTTTACTTCCGTGCAGCTGGGCTGCGCGAAGCTTGCGCCCCGGCTGGTCCGGGTCATCGGTTTCCTTATGCAAAGTATAGTCACCAGATTCCGCATCTTTCAGGATAGGAATGCGCGCGAGCAGGTGGCGGTTCGGATCGTTTTTTACCTTTGCCAGGCGCTTTATCTGCTTCTCAATAGAGTCGTGGCGTTTGGGCTTGCTGCGCTTCAGGCTGTGGGAGCCGATAAGCCACAGGTAGTTGTCGGCCATGCCCATTCCCTCAATATCAATCTCGCTGTTGTCCTTGGCGGGCAGGTCCAGGTACTCGTGCAGGTCAAAGGACTTGTGCTTGCCGAAGGAGCCGTCCGGTTGCAGCGTCAGCCGCTCGACAGTGGTGCGCTCATCACAGCTCAGCCAGATATTATCGCCACTGTGGAAAGCGGTGGAAAGGCCGTTGCGCACATGCTTGCCTTCGGCACCGCGCCCCAGTTCAGGGTCGAATTGAAGTATAACTTTGTCTTTCATAGTGCTGTATTATAGGTTATGTTCCGCACTCTAACGTATGGTGCTACTACGTGCCCAGCGTAACCGGGTAGGGCGGCAAGAGCAATTTAAATTTACAATGATGGAATCCGAAAAAAAACACAAAACCGAGAAAGCAACCTTTGGCGCTGGCTGCTTTTGGGGTATAGAGGTGACGTTTCGCAACGTGGAGGGTGTTTTGGATACAACGGTGGGCTATATGGGCGGGCACCAGCCGGACCCTACCTACCAGGATGTCTGCACAGGCCGCACGGGCCATGCCGAGGTGGTGCAGGTGGTGTATGATCCTGCAAAACTGAACTACGACCAGTTGCTGCAGGTTTTCTGGCGGGCACACGACCCAACGCAGCTGAACCGCCAGGGTACGGATGTAGGCTCACAGTACCGGTCTGTTATTTTTTTCCACTCCGATGAGCAGCGCGTGATGGCCGAAACCACCAAGGAGAACTGGCAGCAGTCGCCCGAGTTCAGCCGTCGCGAAATCGTGACCAAGATTTCGCCGGCTGACACCTTTTACCCCGCCGAAGAATACCACCAGCAGTACCTCGTAAAGCGGGGAATGGCCACCTGCCGCGTGTAAGAATTCAGTTATAAAAAGTATAAGCCACAAAAAAGCCGGACCTTAAAGCCCGGCTTTCAGTTTATCGGCTATTATGCCTGATTACTTTACACGTGCGTTTGTGCTCGCTGAGCTGATTCCGCTTGTGCTGTCTGCGTAGCTTCCGCTAGGCGAACCTGAGTTTTTCTGCTTCTTGTTCAGTTTATTCATTTTCTTCTGCGCTTTCGCGGCGGCAGAACCCAACTTATTCTTCATCTGATTCTTGTTGTTTGAGTTCATGGCTAACCAGCCTGCACCCAACGCTAGTAACGAGCCACCAATAACCTTCTGTGTGGTAGTGAGTCCGTTAACTTTGGTAGCGGCTGTAGTACCCAACTGCATCAGTTTGTCCTGAAGGTCCTTCATACCACCTTTGCCGCTAGTTGCCTGCTGGTTGCTGCGGCCCTGCATGTTCTGGCTGTTGCTGCTACCCGAAGTAGTGCTGCCTGAACCTGACATGCCTGGAGTAGAAGAATTGGAGTTTGATGCGTTAGATGAAGATGAGCTGCTTGGCGAGCTGCTGCCCGAGTTGTTGCTCTGCGACGAAGTATTTGCGTTTGATTGTGTCTGTGATCCTGGTCTATTATTCTGGTTCGTTTCCATAGTGTTTATTTTAAATTATACAATTTTTCAGCTTTGTCTGCTCCTGCACCTTCTTGGGCACGCAGGGCATGGTGCTACTTATATTTATCGTTTATTTTGCCCATATGGTTGCGCTTGCGCCCGTATTTCTACAAACAGTCTGGCTTTAAAACAAACTATATCAATATAGTGCAGCAGCTATTATCAGAGGTTTTACTACGGCAAAGTATAAACACAAAAGGCGGCATCCTATTGGTGCAGTGCCTTTAAGCGTGCCAATGCCGCTGCATGCTCCTCCTGCTCATCTGCCTCCATTTCGGTTGCCTTGGCGCTTCCGAAAAAGTGCAAAATATTTTTTTGAAGATCAGGTGCCACCCGCTTAAAGTCTGTCTTGCCCAGCTCCTCTAGCAGCTTGGCATATGCCTCGTCGGCGGGTGCGTACGCTCCGGGTACTGTGGGCTTGCCGGTGTCTAGTTGCAGGTTCGGCAGGGACCTGGCTTTGCCGCTGCGCAGCTGCTGCAGCATGTGTGTGTATTCCCTTACCGTGGTGTTAAAGCTTTGCATAAACACTTCCTCAGCCTCGGGCGTGGGCGGCACAAAAGCCAGTGGCTTCAAGGGGCCTAATTTAGGCAGCACCTTCATGATATAAGCCGTCGCCCGCGCAAAGATATGCGGCTTCTCATAGCAGTTGCCCCACTGCTGGTGGTAGCTGGCGCGGCTCATCCGGAACTGGAACTCGCGCTGCGTGGCGCCCGGGCGCGCAGCATTTATGTCCTTCTGCTTTGCCTTCCAAGCGGCCTTGGTAAGTTCGGGCAGAATGTTTTTTATAGTATAGCGGTAAGAGCCCACAGCCATGGGCAAGCTGGTGAAAACATCTTTCAATTCCAGCCCATAGGTTTTAACGAAAGCCTTTTCCAGCACCTCCGGCGCCACCTCAAACCCGATAAACTTCTTGTAGGCCTCCGGAGCGTAGTTTCCCTGCGCTACCTGCAGCACATCAAACCCAAACTCCATCTTCACATGCGACACCGGATCATCGGCGTACGTAACCGGGCTTCCGAACTCCTCTTTTACTTTGGGGTACACCATCGCTACGGCCTCGTTCGTGCCGATGGGGTGGCCGTGGATGTCGGCGTTGTAATGCGCCAGCGCACCAAGGGCAAAGGCATATTCATCCAGGGTCAGGGAGGCGCCGATCAGGTTCTCCACGAAATCGCCGCTGCGCACATAGTGGGTAAGGTCGGTGAAGAAGGTGTTGCCGAAAGGGAAGTAACCCATGTCCTGGATGATGGAGCCGCCGTAGGCGTAGGCGTGCGCCTGCTGCAACTGCTCCTCCGTTGCCTCCGGAAATCGGTGCAGCAGCAGCGGCACCAGGTCTTTGTCCCAGGCCGCGTCTACCACTGCCTGGTGTGTTAGTACCCCGTAGGCTTTCGCTTGCTTTAGAGGCAACAGGTATAGCGCCAGCAAAAAGAAGCAGGTAAGCCAGCGGTGGGTTCTCCGTATAGACATCATAAAAATGCTATACGATTATATAGAAAATAAGGGCTATTAAATGTTGGTTCTCCGCCACCGCCGCCGCCTGCGGTACAGCAGCACCTCCATCACACTGATGCCCACCAGCAGCCAGGCCCCGCCCAGCAGCAAGCCGGCCAGCACATCAGACAGGTAATGCACCCCCAGGTAAATCCGGCTAAAGCACACCAGCAGTGTCAGGATTACGGCCAGTGCGACCGACAGCTTCCGCAGCCATGGTTTATGAAAATGGCGGTAAAGCAAGAAGGCGATCATCCCGAACAGCACAATGGCCGTGGTAGAGTGGCCGCTGGGGAAAGAGAAATGCTCTACTGCATAGTAGGCCACATCGGCGGGGCGCTCCCGGCTGATGAAGGTTTTGCCGTACCGGACCGAGAGCCCCGTACCAGCCAGCGGAAGCCAGAAGGCAAACAGCGCCACCCACTTTTTCCGGGCCAGCAAAACCGCCGACACAACACCGCCAATAATGAACACCGCGATCTGGTCGCCCAGCGTGGTGACGGCATACAGCAGCTTGCTTAGCCATTCCTGCCGCATATTGTATAGAAAACTTGTGAACTGCTCATCCACCACCACCACCCACTCCGACTCCATCACACTCTCTGTCAGGTTAGTGAGCAGCATCATGTTGATGACCAGCGCCACGATGACCAGCGTAAGCGGCAGCCCCACAAAAAGCTTTGTGTTAAACCGGTTGGCCAGAAAAGCCGTGACCTTCGGGTGATTCTCCCGGAACCGCCCCACGGCCGGCTGGCTCAAGACCCAACTGGTGGCGCTTCGGACCCTATGTACGACAATGTTTTTCATGGCTTAATGCTGCTTTGGCTATACGGGCACAACTGGCTTTGTTTTCCTTTTTTGGATATTGGCGACACCTGCGCATGCCTTTACCCCAAAAAACGGCCGATTCACAACAAACCGCTTCTAAATAAAGTACATAATACTATGAAGAAGCAAGACAACGTGTTCGATAAGATTATGCTGGCCATTGGCCTGCTGCTGTTGGTGCTGTTCTGGTTTAACTTCCCGGCTATTCCTAACCCCGACAACCTAAACTACATTACATATACCTCCTCTGGTGCAGAAAGCAGTTATGCTTCCAAATGGACGTATATAAAACCGGATAAAGCACTTTCGGCAGAGCAGGTAATAAATATACAGCTGCGTGCGCTGCAGCAAAACGACAGGGCCGACAGCGGCGTGATCACGGTGTTCAATTTTTCATCGCCCTTGAACAGGATGCACCTGGGCCCGCTCGAACACTTTCGCCTGATGGTGCGCGACCCTTCCTACCGTCCTATGCTTAACTTTAAAAGTTACAAAAAAGGACAGTTGGTTATTTCAGGTAAAACAGCCTACCAGTTGGTGGTGCTCGAGGCACACGACGGGCAGCAGGAAGCATTTATGTTTATACTTGCCAAACAGCGTAAGGGTGCTTACAAAGACTGTTGGATGACGGAGGGGATCGCACGCATGGACCAGACCCGGGACACGAAGGTTATCTAATCAATTCGCTTTCCCGCAGCAACACGCACGAGCTTCTACTTCATTTTTGCCGTATCTTAGGTTCATAAACCAGATCAGACTTTATGAGCCAACTTACAGCCCCACGCCTCCCCATCATCGACATGCACTGCGACCTGCTCGTGTACCTGGCCGATGTACCTGAATCAGACATAAATAAAGTAGAGGAGATTGGCTGCGCTGCGCCCGCTTTAACCGAAGGGAACGTGAAGTTGCAGGTAATGGCCATTTATTCCCCCACCGGCCTTGGCAGCACCCGTTACGCCGAACTGCAGCGCGACATGTTCAGGCAGCTCGCCGACAGGGACAATTGCTTTACCGCTGTTACCGATAAACCGCTACTTGAGCAAACCATGCAGCAGCCGCAGGGCACGGGCATGGTGGTGGCCATAGAGAATGCCTCCGGCCTATGCGAGCAACTGGAGCCGCTGGAGGATGGGTTTAAACGACTGGAGAAGATAATAGAGATCTGTGGCCGCGTGCTGTACATTAGCTTTACCCACCATGCTGAAAACCGCTTTGGCGGCGGCAATAACTCTACCAAGGGCATCACGCGCGACGGCAAAATGCTGCTCGATTACCTGCACGGCCGCAACATTGCCGTGGACATGTCGCATACCAGCGATGCCCTGGCCACGGATATCCTGAACCACATCGACCGGGAGCGCCTTGCCATTCCTATCATCGCCAGCCACTCCAATTTCCGCCCTGTGTGGAACCACGAACGTAACCTGCCCGATGAAATAACACAGGAGATCATCCGCCGGAAGGGCCTGATCGGAATGAACTTCCTGCGCAAGTTTGTGAACACAGAGGACCCTGATGCGCTGCTGCACCACATACAGTACGGGCTGGGCAAGGGCGCAGAGGATGCGCTTTGCTTTGGTGCCGACTACTTCTACTTTGCCGATGAGCAGGACCAGAGCCGCTTCCCCTTTTACTTTAAGGAGCACGAGCAGGCCGGCACCAGTTACAGCCATTTGCTACAACGCCTGCAGGAGCAGCTAACACCGGAGCAACTCAAAAAGCTCGCCTACCAAAACGCCCAGAATTTTATAGCGCGCATCTGGAGTTAAGGCGATCCGGGTTTCCAAAAAACCAGTGTTTAACACCCATTATTTCGCATTTTCCATTTTCCTGACAAGCGCTGGTTTTTAATATTTTATTTATATATTTAGAGTGAAGTATACTTTGCAAATGCGCTTACCAGGTAGTTCGGCTGCTATGCTTGTCTTCTTTCACTAAAAATATTTAAAGATGAAATTTATCGG
Above is a window of Pontibacter akesuensis DNA encoding:
- a CDS encoding phosphatase PAP2 family protein; amino-acid sequence: MKNIVVHRVRSATSWVLSQPAVGRFRENHPKVTAFLANRFNTKLFVGLPLTLVIVALVINMMLLTNLTESVMESEWVVVVDEQFTSFLYNMRQEWLSKLLYAVTTLGDQIAVFIIGGVVSAVLLARKKWVALFAFWLPLAGTGLSVRYGKTFISRERPADVAYYAVEHFSFPSGHSTTAIVLFGMIAFLLYRHFHKPWLRKLSVALAVILTLLVCFSRIYLGVHYLSDVLAGLLLGGAWLLVGISVMEVLLYRRRRRWRRTNI
- a CDS encoding HTTM domain-containing protein — translated: MKYLERYLRNVFTVDLRALAVMRIWLAGIILTDLSIRASDMEAHYSNMGILPLHVLHQHLWLPHFFSFHTLSGLWQVQLVLFAVAAIAALCLLLGYKTRVATVISWLLLLSLQNRNPLIAQGGDDLLRMLLFWGMFLPWGKYYSVDAVQAEKAGVAPIKTTYFSIATAAYILQVALVYFSTALLKNSPEWTTEGTALYYALSLDQILMPGGRLIYPYPELLRALTHFSYYTELLLPLLLLIPFYNNFFRLVVVGVLAGFHVGISLTLFVGLFYLINLASVTGLLPPPAMDWLDKRLFSSFRSTRLGPFKHPLRHLRRLNFFSVEVRMNRPLLPNHVLPQLRNAFVAVALFYCIWWNLSGTALTPKIPDGSRWFGYVLRLDQHWGMFAPTVFKDDGWYVLEGNTAKGAVIDLNQQGKAADTVKPASVMSLFKNDRWRKYSENYLFVHNSYMRPYYCNYLMRRWNEAHPQQQIKHLDVVYMLEPSLPDYQVATPKREVLCSCANQPE
- the msrA gene encoding peptide-methionine (S)-S-oxide reductase MsrA, translated to MMESEKKHKTEKATFGAGCFWGIEVTFRNVEGVLDTTVGYMGGHQPDPTYQDVCTGRTGHAEVVQVVYDPAKLNYDQLLQVFWRAHDPTQLNRQGTDVGSQYRSVIFFHSDEQRVMAETTKENWQQSPEFSRREIVTKISPADTFYPAEEYHQQYLVKRGMATCRV
- a CDS encoding DUF3616 domain-containing protein translates to MKDKVILQFDPELGRGAEGKHVRNGLSTAFHSGDNIWLSCDERTTVERLTLQPDGSFGKHKSFDLHEYLDLPAKDNSEIDIEGMGMADNYLWLIGSHSLKRSKPKRHDSIEKQIKRLAKVKNDPNRHLLARIPILKDAESGDYTLHKETDDPDQPGRKLRAAQLHGSKTSSILTEMLQDDAHIAPFMSIPGKDNGFDIEGLAIHGNRIFIGLRGPVLRGWAMVLEVEPEEDEKGMLHLKQLANDKPYRKHFLNIRGKGIRELRFFGEDMYLLAGPTMDLDGVIAIYRWRGALSREQEQLLHHNQLERLCEVPHGTGGNTGKDKAEGLAILDDKRVLVVFDSPTDDRLVGEDGVEADVLRVVE
- a CDS encoding lysophospholipid acyltransferase family protein translates to MLYALLKFIYRLGLLVFFRRFETRNRHLMPSEGPLLVVCNHPNTFMDPVVTASLLRQQVYFIAKSTVFGSGLQRWLLRKMHLIPISRPEDNHGQPLQNEEAFAASFEALQQGKTLLIFPEGNSFNQRRLRKIKTGAARIALGAAAAHGPELNIRILPVGLNYSAPTRFRSDVFVNVGEPIAVSDFAAAYRDDGPAAVLALTEEIRQRLEALMVHTPTDAEDELVRQIEDIYKVQLSAMIPTAAPAHEHDFLLTRAIVKSINHFSQVAPERVAALRESIGSYQRQLKRLRLQDALLGKGSKAVFWQSIGGVLLLALGLPLYLYGLLHNYVPYTIPSKVAQAATKEEEWHAPVMLTVGMFTFPLFYALCAWLLSVWLSETDVGLVLYLFSLPLSGFFTLGYWNMLQRTQAHWVLLRLFFTRQDVVEQLRRQRKQIIAGLEQARLEYLQQPN
- a CDS encoding zinc dependent phospholipase C family protein codes for the protein MMSIRRTHRWLTCFFLLALYLLPLKQAKAYGVLTHQAVVDAAWDKDLVPLLLHRFPEATEEQLQQAHAYAYGGSIIQDMGYFPFGNTFFTDLTHYVRSGDFVENLIGASLTLDEYAFALGALAHYNADIHGHPIGTNEAVAMVYPKVKEEFGSPVTYADDPVSHVKMEFGFDVLQVAQGNYAPEAYKKFIGFEVAPEVLEKAFVKTYGLELKDVFTSLPMAVGSYRYTIKNILPELTKAAWKAKQKDINAARPGATQREFQFRMSRASYHQQWGNCYEKPHIFARATAYIMKVLPKLGPLKPLAFVPPTPEAEEVFMQSFNTTVREYTHMLQQLRSGKARSLPNLQLDTGKPTVPGAYAPADEAYAKLLEELGKTDFKRVAPDLQKNILHFFGSAKATEMEADEQEEHAAALARLKALHQ
- a CDS encoding DsbA family protein yields the protein MSKQKIFYVHDALCGWCYGMSPVIQQLYKEHGQDYGFEVISGGMIRGNNVRSISGMADYIRQAAPRLEQVTGAKLSEAYQSKILGEGTYISNSVPPAVALAILKEQLPEQQVPLAAAIQKLHFEEAKDLNEVESYLPVVQALGANEADFKQKFTDDAYEAKARKEFELVESWGINGFPAVVSEANGKLYLVARGYQPIGQLTAALERVQKEAFAGGA